aaaaaaataaagtattagttAGAGAACAGGCTATGCTGCTGCAACAAAAAGACCCATAAATACAGAGACCCAGCCTGTGAGGCGTTTGCTTGTCTCAGCTGTTAGTGTGGAGGTCGACACTACAGCAGGCGGGTAGCTTTGCTCGCAAAGCCATCTAAGGAcctggcttccttccttcttgccacTCTGCAGTCCGAGTGATGTCCTTGTCCACATGGTCAGAATGGCTCCCAGCCtgcaggaaggaaaagagggagggaggggagcagggagcCCCCAATCAGAGGGCAAGACAGGAAGTTGCATGGTCACTGCTGCTCACATTCTTGTGGCCAGAACTCTGTCATGTGGTCACACATAGCTgcaagggaggcagggaaggctAGTCCCCAGCTTGGAGGCCCAGTGCCCCGCCCACAGTGAAAGGTTCTATCACTAAAAGCAAGGGATGAAGGTATGCCAGGAACCATAGTTATTTCTCCCACGGGGAGACTGTGCTATCATGAAATGGGGGCACCCCCACCCTCCAAGCTTGGGCATTTCTCAGCTGCCAGAGGAGGGCCTTGATCTGACCCTGTATTGTGTTAGTCTTAGACTGGCTGGTGCAGCCGAAACCTCGATGGCTTGGTGGCAATGGCTGGCTCCTGGATGGCCCTGAGGAGGTGTTGCAAGGTACCTGCCGGGTAAAGCCCAGACCCTACGTCCGAGCCTGGATCCCTCCTTCTCAGCTGCTTCCAGAAAGCTGGCAGCACCAGGCTGGCTGTCCCCCATGCGTGGGCCCTTCAGCCAAACACTCAGCCGTCTTTGATCCTCCCCACCCCAGTGCAGAAGGGCTGATGGCTGGGGGCTCGGCCAGAATCAAAGCCCAGGACAGAATAAGGGCTTCGACTCTCCTCAAGAATGAGGCCTCCTCCTGGATGGTGAATTGAAGGGGAGGGCATTTAGGGTTGGTTTTCAAATTCCTAGAATTATAAGGGGTTCACGGCTGTCTAATGATGAGGCCtccctgggggcaggggaggtaccgggaggcagagggcagTTTCTGGAAGGAAGAGCATACAGGCCGggggcctggaggcctaggaggtgAGAGTGGGCACCCTGTGGCTGTGCTTCTGACTCCACACCCATCTGTGTGTTGTGTGACTGTGTCCAGCTAGACACAGAGTATGCAGCTGTGTGTGCAACTGTGTGGCTGTCCTTGTGGCTGTGGctgaatatttgtgtgtgtgtgtgtgtgcgcgcttgCAAAAGTGTGTGACTGTATTGTGAGTGTGTACATGTGCGGGTGAACGTGTGTATACGTGGGTGTGGATATGTGTGTACAGGATTTGTGTGTGGGGATgaacatgtgtatatgtgtgtatttgtgtgtccGACGTGCTTGTGTAAATGTGTGTCCCCGTGCAGCTGTAGGGGTGAGTGTGTGTTTCAGGGTGTATGGGTGAACACGTCTACATGGATGCTGCTGAGCCTGTGAGAGTGTGTTTGGGATCAGGTGAGCTTGGACTGCCTGTGTTTGTGGGTGTGCACATGTGCCACATGCCGCTGAGTGAGACCCAGGGCCTAGCCGGAACCTGGGGTACAGAGGCGAGGCCGTCTCTCTGGACGAGCTGCGTTCCCTGCACCCATCCTGGGGGTCTGCCCTCTAGACCCCAGCGTGTGTCCCTCCCACAGCAGAGGCATGCAGCACCACGGAGGATGGGGCCGAACCACTGCTTTGTCCCTCGGGCTATGAGTGCCACATCCTGAGCCCAGGTGACGTGGCCGAAGGCATCCCCAACCGTGGGCAGTGCGTCAAGCAGCGCCGACAAGCAGGTGAGTGTGGCACCCCTGCCCTGACCCTGGCCCCTGCCCCGTCCCCTTCTCACCCCCACGGACGACCTGCCCCAGGAAGCAGCCCAGGCTCCTGAGCCTGACCAAGAGTTTCTTACATCTTCCCCCTGCCTGGCTCCTTCTTTCATGGCCCCTACCCTTTCCCTGCCACACTAGCATGTGACAGAAGCTCTTGAACCAGCAGACTGGCTGCAAACCCCAGCTCTGTACCTCCCAGCTGGGCGACACTGGGGTTAATTTCTTCCTAtcgctgagcctcagttttctcatctgtaaaatggggctactTCATGCTGTTGGGGGGCATAACTGAAATCATAAGTGCAGAGCTGTGGGAGCAGCCCTAAGGAATAGTAGGTGGTCAGTAAACACTGGCTATTTTATATCCACGTATGTGTAGATGGGCCCCGACTTAACGATGGTCAACTTACGATTGTTAGACTTTACACTGGTGCAGAAGCTacatgcattcagtagaaactgtacttcaagTTCCCATagaaccattctttttttttttttttttttttttgcgacggagtctcgctctgtcacccaggctggagtgcagtggccggatctcagctcactgcaagctccgcctcctgggttcacgccattctcctgcctcagcctcccgagtagctgggactacaggcgcccgccacctcacccggctagtttttttgtattttttagtagagacggggtttcaccatgttagccaggatggtctcgatctcctgacctcgtgatccgcccgtctcggcctcccaaagtgctgggattacaggcttgagccaccgcgcccggcccccatcgaaccattctgtttttcactttcagtatggTAATCAATCAATTACACGCGACATtccatattttcttataaaataggctttgtgttagatgacttTGCCCAACTCTAGGCtgatgtaagtgttctgagcacatttaaggtaggctcgGCTAAGCTATGGTGTTCGGTAGGTTAACTGTGTTCAATGCAGTTTGACTTAAGATATGTTCAGCTTGCAGGGGGCTTATCAGTACATAACTCCATTGTAAGTCAAGAAGCATCTGTGTCTATTTTAAAGGAGCATCTGTATCTGTTTTCAAACTGCATAGAATGAGAACTGTCTGAGAATCCTTAACTTCCCAGAAGTGCTGCCAGGACTGTTCAGTTTGACTTAATTTGTGTTTGTCTTTGACACAAAGGCAATAAATAGATGAGTGAATGGTGTTGCTTTCATTGGCATAATTTtcctaagaaaagaaagaacaatggcAGAGCGATTCCTGGTGGTAGCTAAAACCGTCTCGAACCCCACGCAAGGCAATCAACTTGAAAGACTTCAGTGTGCTTTTTGGCATGGAGTTTGGATGAACTGTGTGGCGAGCCAGGAATCTGGGACTTCAGGGTGGCCGGGTTCACCTTGTCAAAGTCAAGGTCAATCAGACTGAGACCACACCCAGGGGCCCCTGTCTCCACTTCTGCATCTCATATCCCTAATAGTTAAGGACAGGACCCTCAGACAAGATTGGTGGTAATTACAGTGATTCTGTTTGCCAAAAGCATACTGGGAGGTGCATGATCTGccaaaacctcttttttttttctgatttgagaATGTATTTCTCTGAAGTGTTTCAAGAAAGGCATAGACATGAAATCAGTCATGCATTTAATGTCATTTTCATTGCAGATAAAGTGATGAGAATCTTGGAATCCTGAACTTTGAAGAAATTATCTACAAAAGGCTTTGAAATAAAGAGATGCCTTTTTGGTTTCCTCTACGTCCCACTTGCTATTTGCAGGGCTTTGTTTGGGGTTATAGGGTGGCTTCTCCAGCCAGATAGCCTGGGCTCCCACAGCTACTCAGCCCCTTACTGCTGTGGGCAGCAAATAATATAACCTTTTCAGGCCTCATttgccttatctgtaaaatgggttcaTAATACTTGCGGTACTTCACGGGGCTCTTTGAGGAGTGAGTTAATCTGTGTAGAGTGTCCATCACTTCACAAGCACAGAACACAACCTTCACTGTTTCCTCACTGCTTGTCTCTATCCACTTGATCCCgcggtgggtgggtggggtgtgcGGTCCTTTGAATGTGAAACCCCAGGGGCCTGCCAGCCTGTCTGAGGCTGCTGGAGTGTGGAAGGGATAGGCTTTTCCAAAAGAGAGCTGTGGGGTGACCTACGAGTTCGTTGGACTATGCCGCCATTTTAATACTGACAGCATAATAGGAATGCCTTGGGCACTTGTCTTTTTCATCCCCTGATCTTTTCATTCAGCCCTATGATGTCTAAGACCAAGGTCAAACCAAGTCAAACTAGTTCTTAAGGGTTCAAACCAATTCAAAAAACTCCCATTTCAAGACAGAGCTAACTAGGCAAAGAGAGCCAGTCGTTCACTGATGACCACACCAATGATGCCTGCTGTTAACACGCACCTTTGGAGTGCTCTCTTTACATTAAACTTTGCTGCAAGCCTGCAAAAGGAGAAGTAGAACCAGGAGGCAGTGCTGCATAGGTTTCAGAGTGCGGGCTGAGAACCACAGACAGAAATCCAAAGCCTGTAACTTTCTTCCTCCATGGCCTTGAGTAGGTCACCCAACCTTTCTTAGCCTCAGTTCCTCCATCCGTAAAATAGAGATGGCGATGGTAACCATAGTGACAACTTCATGGGGTAGTTGTGGGGCTTGAGTGAGAGAAAACACCTATGAAGTGTTAGAATAGCACCTGGCCCACAGTAGGTCCTCAGTGAGTGTGTGCCACCATCATCCGTCCTAGGAAAGGAAGGATATGAGTTCAGGAATTTACCCAAAAGATGCagagctggaattccaagccTGTCCACCAGCCTcagagcctgtgtgtgtgtgtgtgtgtgtgtgtgtgtgtgtgtgtgtgtgtgtgtgtgagcttcCCCTCGCAAAGGAATGATTTGAGCCTTCCAAATAGAAATGTAAGTGGAATTCCCCCTAGCCTTGTTCTCAGGGGGCTGACACTTAGCAATAATTACTGGTAATTTATTGGTAATTATATATAcgtttgaaaacattttgaattcCAGCAACTTCCCTTGGAGCAAAAATCTCAGCGGAAGAGTGGCCCCCTTGTCCCAGCCTTACCAAGGAAGAAGCTTTTTatttaaggttttaaaaactgcatatttgaaataatttcagacttacaaaAATGTTGCAAAAGTAGTACCTTGAACCCGCCACCCAGATTCACCAGTTGTTAAAAAACTactgttacattttcttttatgctCTCTCCCCACTTATAAATCTACGTGTGTATTTTTCTGGACCATCTGAGAGTAAGCGACAGATCCTGTGCCCACACCTAAGATGCCATCCTCCCCTAAGAGAGGCTTCTAGTGGGTACCCATAGTCCTTCAAGTTTGACCATCCGGCAGCTGGAACCAGGCATTTGAGGGGTGCATGTTTTATGCAAGAGGAAAATGAACACTGACATGTATAGTAAATCGGTTTTTCAGAGAGTGGGGTCAGGGAAAATCGGTGCATTTTTCTGAGTAGGTTTGAGGTCACACAGAAGCTGAGCTGTGGGGGCTGGCGCCTCCTTGTCCTGCCCAAGACACTGCTTCAGAAGAATGAAGTGAGGCTCGTCTAGCCTTGAGTGGGAGGAAATTTGAGAAAAGTGATGAGTAATCACTTTTGGTAACAAATTATAAGTGATTATATTTGGCCTGAGGAGGGGGTCCATTTACCTCTGTCTCCTTGTGGTGTTATGGGCCAGAATTCATCCCCAGGTAAAGGGGGAGCAGGAAAGTTTCCAGGAGCTCCCCCAGCCTGCAAAAACCCTAGCCATTTGCTTTGGAAAATAGTCATTGCTGCAGTTTTTGATCAGCAGGTACTGACCCACCGAGCGGTTCCATGGAGCGTTAGCACCTTGACCAATCAATGTCcctgctggtctcaaacacccTGATGATTTTTAATATGgccacaaaacaaaagaaaaggaaaatgtctgGCTACCACGCACGTGTGCTTGATTGACCTTATAGCAGAGAAGGCAGCGCTGATCACCAGGATGGAGAAGTGAGCTCAATTTGGGAGAGACGCCACATTCAAACATCCACCTGTCCTGGTCACATTCCTGTCGGCAAATGCTTTCCTGCTACCATGGGGTGGGGGCTGAGGAAGAGGTGGAGGCCGGCGATATACAACAGCGGGAGTTATGAAGTGGGGACTCATGGCTAGTCATGGGACATGTATGAAATTGTCAGCGGTTGACCACTTTTTACACACAATGATAGCATTTTCATATGGCTCCTCCTAATACTGCATAGttatgttttaaatgaaattatttcttttaattctcacagtaacTTTAAGAGGTACTAATTTTATGCCTATTtttaggtgaggaaactgaggctcagaggatgAGTGAGGATTCATACTCAAGTTACTTTGTCATTTGCAGTAATGACATCAGACTCAAAAGAGTGCCATCTCTTTCCCTGCGAACGTATTTTGTAATGACATTTACTAAACAGTGTGTTGAAATTTGGCTTCCAGTTCATCTGTTAAGACAGTggttttgggccgggcgcagtggctcaagcctgtaatcccagcactttgggaggctgagacgggcggatcacgaggtcaggagatcaagaccatcctggctaacacggtgaaaccccgactctactaaaaaatacaaaaaactagccgggcgaggtggcgggcgcctgtagtcccagatacacaggaggctgaggcaggagaatggcgtaaacccgggaggcggagcttgcagtgagctgagatccggccactgcactccagcccgggcaacagagcgagactccgtctcaaaaaaataaataataaaaaaaaaaagatagtggttttggctgggcgcggcggctcacgcctataatcccagcactttgggaggctgaggcgggtggatcacctgaggtcagcagttcaagactagcctggccaacatggcaaaaccccatgtctactaaaaaaacaaaattggctgggcatggtggcacaggcctgtaatcccagctactcgggaggctgaagcaggagaatcacttgaactcgggaggcagaggttgcagggagctgagatcatgccactgcactccagcctgggcaacagagtgagacttcgtctaaaagaaaaaaaaaaaaaaaaaaacaaagacagtggTTCTGAAAGATTTTGCTCTCAAGACTGCTTTACCCTCAAAGATGTTAAGGAGATCTCACAGGGCTTTCCTTTATGGGTTGATGGCTCTGGATATTATCATATTAGAAACTAGAGCTGAGACATTAAAAATGCTCATGTAGCCTCTGATTCCATTGTACACTAGTTAGATGGTGAGAGTGAAAAACACCAGTAATTCCTCAGTATTATTGTGAAAACAGTTTTGGCCTTCTAAACTAAAAGAAGTTTTTTCCTCTCACTTGTTTTCCAGATGGTCGAATCCTACGACACAAACTTTACAAAGAATATCCAGGTAAAAGAAGAAACTATTCTTTCTTGCAgagagcacagaaaaaaaaaaaaaaaaaaaaaaaaaaggccgtgAATGTTTcttatgtgaagaaaaaaaataaaagcccaggGCTGAGATATAGGGAACAAAGTGGGACCtgggtttaaaaattaaaatagacctGTGGTCTGATGGTGGGCAGGGAGGTGTGTCTCATAGAGGGACTCGTGGTAAACATGACCTCGTGCTGAAGAGCAGAGCCTGGGACTGCTCATATTTAAGCCTCTGCTACTTTCAGAGAACTGGAAAGCATGGCTGATACCActcttccattcatccatctaatcatccatccatccatccatctctccatctatTCTTTCCTCCATCCAGTCATCCCTCCAGCCATCTACCCACCTGTCtacccaccatccatccatccatccatccatccactcactcatccattcacaTATCCATCTATTCTTTCATCTATCTACCTGctctttcatccattcattcctcTACAATCTAATAGTGACAAGCCTTCCTGACATCACATGCTGGATGCCATGAGGACACCTTAGACCAGGTTGTGAGGAAAGGCTTCCCAAGGAGGGGACATGAAAGCTCAGCCTAAAGAATAAGAAATAGTGGGTGGCAGAATGGCGTGTGTGAAGCTCTTGAGGTTGGAAGCAATTTGGCCATCCCCAAAGCTGGAGTGTGTGGTGAGCCGTGGAGGTGGTGGGAGGTGAGGCCAGAAACATAGACAGAGCTGGTGACACCAGCTGGGGggcctggggagggagaggaggcacCGCAGGTGGGGACTGAGTGACCtcagctgggggagggaggagagggccaGGTCAGCAGGCTTCAGTTGGCAGTCACTGGTGAGCCATGCGGGGCATTAGAGCAGGAATAGATACATCTGCCAACAGAGCTGTGTTCTTTTCACAGAAGGTGACTCAAAGAATGTGGCAGAACCTGGAAGGGGACAACAGAGGTACTTTCAATAAAGCAACGGCAGGCAGGTGAGTGGGAGGAGACCAAGATTGGTGGCCAGGGTCAATGTGGGCAACCAGGTGCCCTGGCAGCTTTCACCACCAGGTTGAGCAGCAGGAGGGTGAGAGTAGTGCTTTCCCTACTGGTACAATTTGAAATTCCCTTCTGCAGTAAGTCCTCACCTAGCATCATCAATAGGTTCCTGGAAACTAACTTTAAAGGCAACGACCTACTATATGCACTGTATGCTGTAGAAGCttaattcgtttgttttttaagagatggggtctcactctgtcacccaggctggagtgcactggcacaatcattgttcactgcagcctcagactcctgggctcaagccatcctcctgcctcagcctcagtcccaggagctggaactacagacatacaccactgcacctggcgaattttttttttttttttttgtagagatgagttctcactatgttactcaggctggtcttgaactcctggcctgaagcactcctcccactttggcctcccaaggtgctgggattgcaggcatgagtcaccgtgcctggccttaagtCTTGTTTATCTCcattagcctatggtaaaattgtttttgttaaaTGGTAAGTCATTTTGCTTGAAGTTGCAGTTTCCAATAAGCTCTCCATGATGTTGAATGAGGACCTACTGCAATTTCAAGGCAGGAACATAGAAGAACTTTGTGTGTGATCAGAAGCGGGAGCAATTCTGTATCCCTCTGAATCAAAACCCAAGACCAAACTAGGTCGCAACTTTCCTTTCCATTCCTTTGCCTTGATGTCTCCGGGAAGCCTTGTCCATCTCTTCTCACTTCTGTCAAACAATTCTGTTGGGTGCCAACTATCTGATGGTCATGGTTCCAGCCTCTTGGTTGCTCAGCGGTAGTCATGCCAGGGTGGCATGGTGAACAAATCGCACAGAGCCCCTGCTCTCAGGGAGGCCACATCCTGGTAGGGGAAGGCTACACAAGCCAACAGATCAATCAGTAGAAAGGCAGGTGGGTGAGGAAGTGAACAGGCAATGTGGGGCAGAGTCCCTGGGCAGGGGCAGAGCCTGGGGCAGGAGCCACTTCATTTGGGGGCAGGGAAGGCCCTGTGGGGGTTGAAGTCTGAGCCAAGATCCCAGGTGAGAAGGTGCTGCCTGAGGAGGACAGGCGCCCAGGTGGAGGGAGTTGGAAGAGTGAAAGTACCGAGGCAGGAGGGACGCTGGCTTCGGGGAGCCAAAAGAAGGCCCCTGGGGTAGAGACAGGAAGGTGGCAGGGAGGCTGACTCCAGAGGAGGCGCAGGGGAGGCACAGCCTTGCTCTCAGGTGCCCTCAAAGGTGAGGTGCAGGTGCATGCAAAGGGCCTTGGAGTTGCGGCCCTAAACCTGAAAATCCAGCCCCTAAACCCACCCCTGTGAATGCTGGATAGCCACAGAGGGCAAAAAGGAGCCCCTAAAAGCAGGTGACAGCCTCCCAGGACGTCATTGAAAAGCAAATGTCAGATTTCAGATTCCAGAGTCCTCCCGGAAAATCTGGAGCCCGTAGGGACCGATGCCAGCTTGTCTGTTACCTGCTGCTGACGGGAGCCGTCCCTGGAGTAGGTCAGATGCAACTGAGGACTGAGCTTCTAACAGGGAGGGAGGCGGCCAGTGGATGAGGAAGAGACCTTGAGAGGCAGTTTAGGATGGTTTAGAAGTTGAggcttttggctgggcgcagctgctcctgcctgtaatcccaacattttgggaggccaaggtaggcataTGGtatgatcccaggagttcaagcccagcctggtctggccaacatggcgaaaccctatctctacaaaaaatacaaaattacccaggcatggtggcgcacacctgtggtcccagctacttgggaggctgtggtgggaggatcacctgagcccagggaggttacggctgcagtgagccatgtctgcaccattgcactccagcctgggtgacagagtgagactctgtctcaagaaaaaaaaaaagtacagcctTTGGAGCAAGCTAGGTCTGGGTTTCAATTCTTGCTCCACCACTGTGTGACCTTCCATAAATAATTCCAGCTCTCCAAGcctcctcatctacaaaatgggactGATGGTAAGGGAGGAGTTAGGAACTAAACAAGATGATGCCGTGAAGATGTCACCGTGAGTTCAGAATTGGGTCTTCTCAGAAAGGGATATCTTCCTGGTGTGTCTGGCGGTGGCGGTGGTGGCAGGGAGATGAAAGGTTTGTGACTCTGTGGTCTGCCCTGCAGCGGTTCACCCTGatccttctttgcttcctttccAGCTGGGTTGCAAGAACATTCCTCCACTTTCTGCTAAGCCTTGGAAACCGATGGGAAAAGTAGTTTGACCCTCAAAGTTCACATTCAGctcagcagagcaagactccaagaTGCTTAGAGATGGGACACCTAGCCGTCAATCCCGGTTTGGCCCAGCCTGGTTGGGCGACTTTGTGGGAGCCACTTAACCGCTCTGGGTCCCTGTTTTACCATCCtgggagcaaggccctgccactCCACAAGACCTTTACCCCGGGAAGAAGCCGCTGCCCATGCAAACATTTCTGAAGCCCCTTTCTAAGACAAGGCTCAGCATCTTGATATTTTCGACAGATTTCTCCCCAGTCTGGCTCTGGGAGGTATGTACCCATCTCAAATGTTCCCAGAATAAATTCATCCATCAAGAAATGGAAATGAACTTGCCTACTAATGTGTGATTCCTAGTTCTAGCCTCCTGATGTGCTGAGGCCTAAATGTTAGCAGATGGGAGGAGGCCACAGAACaataaaaacaaccaaataaGATGCTGAGTCTCTGGTGTTTTGTGATACTTTGTCACTGTTTAATTCAGGGGCGGGAAGCAGCGTGGGTATCGCTGGGATGACATGTCAGCTGGGGTCTGCTCCTGGAACCCTGTGTTAACATAGAGCCCCTGAAGCAGACCCTGGGAGGGGGTTTTGTTGAAAGTGATTCATTAGGGAGGTTCCTGGGAAAAATCGGCACGAGAGTGGGGACGTGGAACAGGAGGAGACAGTCAGACGGGGGGAGGTGACAAGGGCCCATG
This genomic window from Macaca mulatta isolate MMU2019108-1 chromosome 20, T2T-MMU8v2.0, whole genome shotgun sequence contains:
- the WFDC1 gene encoding WAP four-disulfide core domain protein 1 isoform X1 — encoded protein: MPLTSVGPGSRRRQIIQALCLSLLLLHAGSAKNIWKRALPARLAEKSRTEEAGAPGGSRQPRADRCPPPPRTMPPGACQAVRCQADSECPRHRRCCYNGCAYACLEAVPPPPVLDWLVQPKPRWLGGNGWLLDGPEEVLQGTCRVKPRPYVRAWIPPSQLLPESWQHQAGCPPCVGPSAKHSAVFDPPHPSAEGLMAGGSARIKAQDRIRASTLLKNEASSWMTPACVPPTAEACSTTEDGAEPLLCPSGYECHILSPGDVAEGIPNRGQCVKQRRQADGRILRHKLYKEYPEGDSKNVAEPGRGQQRYFQ
- the WFDC1 gene encoding WAP four-disulfide core domain protein 1 isoform X2, which encodes MRKTEEAGAPGGSRQPRADRCPPPPRTMPPGACQAVRCQADSECPRHRRCCYNGCAYACLEAVPPPPVLDWLVQPKPRWLGGNGWLLDGPEEVLQGTCRVKPRPYVRAWIPPSQLLPESWQHQAGCPPCVGPSAKHSAVFDPPHPSAEGLMAGGSARIKAQDRIRASTLLKNEASSWMTPACVPPTAEACSTTEDGAEPLLCPSGYECHILSPGDVAEGIPNRGQCVKQRRQADGRILRHKLYKEYPEGDSKNVAEPGRGQQRYFQ